One genomic window of Erinaceus europaeus chromosome 7, mEriEur2.1, whole genome shotgun sequence includes the following:
- the LOC103110958 gene encoding rhodopsin-like isoform X1 produces the protein MLVLKILPRIPEGNSAALIGIFLPWKREHIPLAEQTSSGRVRNRVGPKIMNLSSVSCNISDWLRLEATVKASIYTGTFFFATVITVLIVSTVLQHSKLRRELRYVLLCQHLLCISCYCGLGVAFQGMRALRAHSPLLLCWVVFGVQLSVGEGILFTLALMAVNTYLVICWPLTSLSFVDSVKYRVMAGTWLVIVVKNVSLFLIESSSSTPVAVFHSAPLCPVTFNGTPTRAIGMVFLLLPLSVILISYGLIYQEGRRAGHFNRLNIKARKTVLIHFLQMALHIIPTLVFIGLGKVCGVFYFALNMVLFGVFAFAQCFNPLIFGLWSRELRSRLCCRPDC, from the exons ATGCTGGTTTTGAAAATTCTTCCAAGGATTCCCGAAGGAAATTCTGCTGCACTTATAGGTATATTTTTACCCTGGAAAAGAGAACACATTCCACTGGCTGAACAGACTTCCTCCGGTAGAGTAAG GAACCGAGTTGGCCCGAAGATCATGAACTTGTCCTCTGTGTCCTGCAATATCTCAGACTGGCTGAGGCTCGAGGCCACAGTGAAGGCCTCTATCTACACGGGCACCTTCTTCTTTGCCACGGTCATCACGGTCCTCATTGTCTCCACCGTGTTACAGCATTCGAAGCTGAGGCGAGAGCTCCGCTATGTCCTGCTGTGCCAGCATCTGCTGTGCATCTCCTGCTACTGTGGCCTGGGGGTGGCCTTCCAGGGGATGCGAGCCCTGAGGGCCCACAGCCCCTTGTTGCTGTGCTGGGTGGTGTTCGGGGTACAGCTGAGCGTGGGGGAGGGCATCCTCTTCACTCTCGCCTTGATGGCTGTCAACACCTACCTGGTGATTTGCTGGCCTTTGACATCTCTGTCCTTTGTCGACTCAGTGAAATATCGGGTCATGGCAGGGACCTGGCTGGTCATTGTAGTCAAGAATGTTAGCTTGTTCCTCATAGAGTCCTCCAGTTCCACACCAGTCGCCGTTTTCCACTCTGCACCCCTTTGCCCTGTCACCTTCAACGGGACTCCCACCAGAGCCATTGGCATGgtgttccttctccttcccctgtcTGTCATTCTCATCAGCTATGGGCTCATCTACCAAGAAGGGAGACGGGCCGGCCACTTCAATCGCTTAAACATCAAAGCCAGGAAGACAGTCCTCATTCATTTCCTGCAGATGGCTTTACACATCATCCCAACCCTGGTCTTCATAGGCCTGGGGAAGGTGTGTGGAGTCTTTTATTTTGCCTTAAATATGGTGCTGTTTGGAGTCTTTGCATTTGCCCAGTGTTTCAACCCTTTGATCTTTGGGCTATGGAGCCGAGAGCTGAGGAGCAGGCTGTGCTGTAGGCCAGACTGTTAG
- the LOC103110958 gene encoding rhodopsin-like isoform X2, which yields MSFASFLFHAGFENSSKDSRRKFCCTYRNRVGPKIMNLSSVSCNISDWLRLEATVKASIYTGTFFFATVITVLIVSTVLQHSKLRRELRYVLLCQHLLCISCYCGLGVAFQGMRALRAHSPLLLCWVVFGVQLSVGEGILFTLALMAVNTYLVICWPLTSLSFVDSVKYRVMAGTWLVIVVKNVSLFLIESSSSTPVAVFHSAPLCPVTFNGTPTRAIGMVFLLLPLSVILISYGLIYQEGRRAGHFNRLNIKARKTVLIHFLQMALHIIPTLVFIGLGKVCGVFYFALNMVLFGVFAFAQCFNPLIFGLWSRELRSRLCCRPDC from the exons ATGTCTTTTGCCTCCTTTCTGTTCCATGCTGGTTTTGAAAATTCTTCCAAGGATTCCCGAAGGAAATTCTGCTGCACTTATAG GAACCGAGTTGGCCCGAAGATCATGAACTTGTCCTCTGTGTCCTGCAATATCTCAGACTGGCTGAGGCTCGAGGCCACAGTGAAGGCCTCTATCTACACGGGCACCTTCTTCTTTGCCACGGTCATCACGGTCCTCATTGTCTCCACCGTGTTACAGCATTCGAAGCTGAGGCGAGAGCTCCGCTATGTCCTGCTGTGCCAGCATCTGCTGTGCATCTCCTGCTACTGTGGCCTGGGGGTGGCCTTCCAGGGGATGCGAGCCCTGAGGGCCCACAGCCCCTTGTTGCTGTGCTGGGTGGTGTTCGGGGTACAGCTGAGCGTGGGGGAGGGCATCCTCTTCACTCTCGCCTTGATGGCTGTCAACACCTACCTGGTGATTTGCTGGCCTTTGACATCTCTGTCCTTTGTCGACTCAGTGAAATATCGGGTCATGGCAGGGACCTGGCTGGTCATTGTAGTCAAGAATGTTAGCTTGTTCCTCATAGAGTCCTCCAGTTCCACACCAGTCGCCGTTTTCCACTCTGCACCCCTTTGCCCTGTCACCTTCAACGGGACTCCCACCAGAGCCATTGGCATGgtgttccttctccttcccctgtcTGTCATTCTCATCAGCTATGGGCTCATCTACCAAGAAGGGAGACGGGCCGGCCACTTCAATCGCTTAAACATCAAAGCCAGGAAGACAGTCCTCATTCATTTCCTGCAGATGGCTTTACACATCATCCCAACCCTGGTCTTCATAGGCCTGGGGAAGGTGTGTGGAGTCTTTTATTTTGCCTTAAATATGGTGCTGTTTGGAGTCTTTGCATTTGCCCAGTGTTTCAACCCTTTGATCTTTGGGCTATGGAGCCGAGAGCTGAGGAGCAGGCTGTGCTGTAGGCCAGACTGTTAG
- the LOC103110958 gene encoding rhodopsin-like isoform X3: MNLSSVSCNISDWLRLEATVKASIYTGTFFFATVITVLIVSTVLQHSKLRRELRYVLLCQHLLCISCYCGLGVAFQGMRALRAHSPLLLCWVVFGVQLSVGEGILFTLALMAVNTYLVICWPLTSLSFVDSVKYRVMAGTWLVIVVKNVSLFLIESSSSTPVAVFHSAPLCPVTFNGTPTRAIGMVFLLLPLSVILISYGLIYQEGRRAGHFNRLNIKARKTVLIHFLQMALHIIPTLVFIGLGKVCGVFYFALNMVLFGVFAFAQCFNPLIFGLWSRELRSRLCCRPDC; this comes from the coding sequence ATGAACTTGTCCTCTGTGTCCTGCAATATCTCAGACTGGCTGAGGCTCGAGGCCACAGTGAAGGCCTCTATCTACACGGGCACCTTCTTCTTTGCCACGGTCATCACGGTCCTCATTGTCTCCACCGTGTTACAGCATTCGAAGCTGAGGCGAGAGCTCCGCTATGTCCTGCTGTGCCAGCATCTGCTGTGCATCTCCTGCTACTGTGGCCTGGGGGTGGCCTTCCAGGGGATGCGAGCCCTGAGGGCCCACAGCCCCTTGTTGCTGTGCTGGGTGGTGTTCGGGGTACAGCTGAGCGTGGGGGAGGGCATCCTCTTCACTCTCGCCTTGATGGCTGTCAACACCTACCTGGTGATTTGCTGGCCTTTGACATCTCTGTCCTTTGTCGACTCAGTGAAATATCGGGTCATGGCAGGGACCTGGCTGGTCATTGTAGTCAAGAATGTTAGCTTGTTCCTCATAGAGTCCTCCAGTTCCACACCAGTCGCCGTTTTCCACTCTGCACCCCTTTGCCCTGTCACCTTCAACGGGACTCCCACCAGAGCCATTGGCATGgtgttccttctccttcccctgtcTGTCATTCTCATCAGCTATGGGCTCATCTACCAAGAAGGGAGACGGGCCGGCCACTTCAATCGCTTAAACATCAAAGCCAGGAAGACAGTCCTCATTCATTTCCTGCAGATGGCTTTACACATCATCCCAACCCTGGTCTTCATAGGCCTGGGGAAGGTGTGTGGAGTCTTTTATTTTGCCTTAAATATGGTGCTGTTTGGAGTCTTTGCATTTGCCCAGTGTTTCAACCCTTTGATCTTTGGGCTATGGAGCCGAGAGCTGAGGAGCAGGCTGTGCTGTAGGCCAGACTGTTAG